In the Pseudorasbora parva isolate DD20220531a chromosome 5, ASM2467924v1, whole genome shotgun sequence genome, cttctttttttatgccgtatttttcttatatttgacctttattccacacatctgtctccactgtcctttgaacggctcgtttgcttcctgcttctatgaagcccatccctccgaaaaacgcaatggtcttagattggttagatggccaaatgtagattcatgtatttttattggctgaagtgccaagcacagctTGTCCGGAAATGCCACGCCCCaaaccattacgggcagaagtcacatctgtggtgactaggtttatgatgtcaccaacccagaaagaagcttgttgtaaTCCAAACcagccgtttttgtaggcaataaactgccatagctttccgtttgcattgaactttcagtgctgtaactttgcagatactgtttatgctcaaacagcaacattacacactaactaaagtttaaaaaaatgaaatgaagtgaagcaaccacccctttaaataatgaACCTTAtcgtaaagtgttaccgttatATGTAACAACTATCATGCATGTACTAGAAAATAATGTTTATTCATAAGTTTAACAATAATGCTAACTGTAGTTGTGGTGAAGAATACCTAACAGCTCACTGTTGCAGTCTGCAGCAACCACTTCTAGCTTATAGCAGGAGTGAGGACTGTTGGGTGCCAGCTGAggggaaatattaataatattgccTTTAGTATTATAAAGCTTTAAGATGTCATGTGGTCCTGCTTCAGCTGCAGCTCGGAAAAGATCTGTGATGGCACACAAACATTTAGCAGATGTAATTCATCATCATATTTCTCATCTTCATGAATAAAGTACAATGTCAATATATGCACTTGAATATTGTGAATATGCCATATGTTTCCATTAGGGCACTGCTTGGCACTTGAAGACTGACCGACTGTCAGCCCCACCTGTGACTCAATCTATCTAACTGAAGTATGATGGTTTGTTTGTGAGTCAAAACGTGGACGATATAATgtgaataatacaaattataaaCTGGTTTATAAGAATCCAGTTCTGTAGAGTAGATAATTGGATTCTTATattaaaaagaacaaagagaTCATCTTCTGAACAACTCTTGTGTTGTAGCCTATTAGCTATCCAGGTCAACAGAATAGCTCTTCATATGGGCTTGCTAGTCGAGAGGACCTGATTAAAGAAGACTGCTGTCAGTGCCCTTCAGAATGAGATTGAGAACAGTCCTCAAGGTTGTTTTCAGCAGAAAGGAGGGCAGAGAGCCAATTTGGtcataacaaaaatatattttcataagTAATCCTATTTGATGTTGATGCATgagttaaagctgctgtcattCATTGAGAGATACcacacatctatctatctatctatctatctatctatctatctatctatctatctatctatctatctatctatctatctatctatctatctatctatctatctatctatctatctatccgtctgtctgtctgtctgtctgtctgtctgtctgtctgtctgtctgtctgtctatcataatcatttaattttatatattgaATACTTtacataaatgttattttaataaatgtaatagtaTTATTATTGGTTAAGCAGTTCAACATTTATCTTGTTGCAATACACTACAACATACTTTGGAGATATAGCCAACTTGACtgatatattttgatatttgagCATTATATTTCACTGCGTGCCTTGAAGTACAGCACACCAAAAACTTGACATTTGACTTTATTGTTTAAATAAGTGTAAAGTTCCAGTCAGACTAAAAGAAACTAGGTAATTTGAGATAACCCTTACCTTTGACATCTTGTGCAGGACAGTCAATGGGAAACTCAGCTTGTTCTGGTCTTCCAttcacagtaaaataaatgattgtatTTGCCATGTCAGGTGATGCTCTGCGGCACTCTCACCTTTCCTGAACGATTTGTGTGCAGTTACATCAGTGATTCAGCCTATCGTTCATTCAAAACTCCGCCCCCATACTACACCATCTCCATGGGGTCTAACCATAGGTCCAACCCTTTCATCCTCAACCCTGctctgtatttgtatttaagtATGTCCTGAAAGTAATTAATTGTACCTGAATTTGgtttttcaaatgtattttaaatgcttgtttaaatgtgattattaataattagtataataataatttttcgcatttaaaatcattttagtcTATGTTTGCAATAGCTACATTTTTAGAAATGGCTTAAAATTATGATGAATTAAATATAACGTAGGccaattttttatttctttcaaaatgAATGGCTAGTTCAAATccatttaaaggaacactccaccgtttttaaaaataggtccagcagggcttattcaacttcttttctacatttagatgtgagcaaatgcatttttgtctcattgtgcattgttttagtttggcagggtcgctgctagcttagcttagcataatggatgaaatcctatgttgccagctagcatgtcccaaaaaagtgatcaaaaaaacaacaacacccatctaattacttcttgtggcctgtgtattcacaacgagtacacatagcgatgcagattaagactgcAATTTCTTAGGCAATTTTGATCTGTGCTCACTGGCACGTAGGCTACCTTACACTCACTGAATAGCAGgacacaagaagtaattaggtgggtgtttttttatttttttgatcacttttactcgggacatgctagctggcaacataggattccattcattatagctagcggcgaccctgccaaactaaaacaacgCATGCACTGAGAAAGCCACTCTGGCGTATTTTAGTAGCCTATTATTTAGTAGATTTAAAAGTAAGCTTGTTTGAGCTCACGACATGAGCTCATTGTTTCTGCCTTAAATTGAATCCGTTGTTTAAATTAACACTTTGTTAGCTAAAATTTGGACAGTCAcctaaagctgctttgaaacgatatattgtcaaaagtgctataaaaatacatgtgaattGAACTATGTGATAATACTAACTGAAACATAATATCTATAAATTATGTAATCAATTAAACCATAATAACATGGTATGTCagtatcatttaaaaaaaacgttgtAATATAGATATagaggacttttattttggattacATTGTGCGGTAGcggacttttattttgttgtgaCGTTTCCGTTTCCTGAACGAAGCAGCCAGTTTCCTGAAAGAAGCGCAGCGTGGTTTAAGGAAAGGTAGTGCGACACAAGGTCCAAAACTAATTTATTTCACCAATCTTATATTTTAACATGACAGAAGGGAAATTATCAGAGAAGCCGGCGAAAAACCTGCTGGCTCTAAATCCAAATGAAGACGCAGAGTTTCAAAAGAAGGTCCAGCAAGTGAAGAAACGTCCTCAAACGGTATGGTGCGTGACCATGTGGCGTGAGTGTAGCCTGATAATCATTAAGCTTCATGCTAAAACGTGGCTAGTGAATTTGTCATCTAACCAGTAATCTCTATTAGCCAGAATTGGGCTCGGAAATAATAATCCTTTTAATAGAGCTAAAGGCCTTAGTCTTTAAGCTACAATTTTGTTCCACGTGCTTAACGTTAAGTGTTTAACGTTGACTTGCCTTTTTAACGTTGCATTGAATGcgatatttataatttttttcctaCTCTCAGGGTCAGTCACTTGCTCCAGGAGTATTATATGTTGGTCATCTTCCTCGAGGATTGTGTGAGCCTCAGTTGAAATCTTACTTTCAGCagtttggtaaagtcacacgaTTAAGAGTTTCCAGGAGTAAAAAGGTATGGTGTGCTTGTAATTGTTGTGCACGTGTTTTAGCATTTTGTTATAGCAGTATGTTTATAAGTTAACACTGTCAATTAATAAGCAGTTTAACATAAAGAAATGGACTTAATACTAATGGAATTTCTATAATAATTTGAAACAAAAACCAAAAGAGTAGGAAGAGTTCTTTTAGGAATCCTATAATGAAATCATAAGATCCTCATGGATGAATTCCATTAACCTGATAAGGTCCTATTAATTTAAGAGGGGTCTTGTTTGTTTCCATTTGGGCTGCTAACAAATTATCATACAATTCCAAAGGACTCCTAAAGGATTTTTGTCATCTTGTTTGTATATATAATCTATTTTACACAACTGATAAAGGCACAATCTGAAAATTACCTGCAGCATTTGTTGCGTTGGGTAAGATAATTGTGCCGACAGTAATCTGGTACATCTAGCTTATTGCCAACTCCATGTTGTTGTGCAATGAAACCCTTGTGCCAACACTATAAACACACAATAGTCATACTAGCAAGTAATGTCTTGCTTTTAAGATTTTAACATGAGTATTATTAAACTCATCTTTCATAGACTGGAGCGAGTAAAGGCTATGGATATGTGGAGTTTGAGTGTGATGAGGTGGCTAAGATTGTGGCTGAGACCATGAACAACTACCTAATGGGAGAACGGCTCATAAAGTGTGAGTTGAGTGATTTGAAAGATTTTGCATTAATATTTTCCTATGTAGTATGTTGTgtaaacatttgtgtgttttgtcCTGTTCAGGTCATGTGATACCACCCGAGAAGGTCCATGCAAAGCTCTTTGTTGGCTCAATGAAGGTTTTCAAGAAGCCAAAGCAGCCTGCAGTTAGCCGGTACAACAAGGAGCATGCGGAAGGTGATCTAATGAAACTTGGTGAAAAGCTTTTAAGCAAAGAATCTAAGCTTCGCAAGAGACTGGCAGCAAAAGGCATTGACTACGATTTCCCTGGATTTGTAAgtactatgttgttgtttttaatcaaAAGTTTTAGGATGCTCTATTCTATTGTTTGTTAGTGTGAccattttgtcttttttcctcttttttttcttttcttcaggCAGCTCAGGTTCCTGCAAAGAAGGCTCAATCAGAAGCAGATGTTTCAGTATGCAGTGATGTAagctcaagtgttttttttttctgcaccgTTTTTGTGTGCATAGTCTTGGCACTGACTGAAAATTACCTCAGTTGTAACCATTGACTGGAGTAAGATATCTGTGCCAACAGAAAATGGTACATTTTAAGCTTATTGTCAGTCAGTGTGACTCGCAATGAAACCCATGTGCCAACATTTACTGCAGAAAATGACTAAGATATCTAGCCTTGCATTATTAGTGTTTAAAGACAATTTATCTGCATTTAGGATGTCACTCCAGTGTGCACCCCATCAGTTTTGGAGAGGAGGAAATCGATCAGAGT is a window encoding:
- the nifk gene encoding MKI67 FHA domain-interacting nucleolar phosphoprotein, which translates into the protein MTEGKLSEKPAKNLLALNPNEDAEFQKKVQQVKKRPQTGQSLAPGVLYVGHLPRGLCEPQLKSYFQQFGKVTRLRVSRSKKTGASKGYGYVEFECDEVAKIVAETMNNYLMGERLIKCHVIPPEKVHAKLFVGSMKVFKKPKQPAVSRYNKEHAEGDLMKLGEKLLSKESKLRKRLAAKGIDYDFPGFAAQVPAKKAQSEADVSVCSDDVTPVCTPSVLERRKSIRVEDDVDDEIIIKAITVPDDGEDVEHSEDSDEEDESEDEQTA